The following are encoded in a window of Peromyscus eremicus chromosome 12, PerEre_H2_v1, whole genome shotgun sequence genomic DNA:
- the Upk1b gene encoding uroplakin-1b isoform X2, translated as MRNPLHKASMCGIALTAECIFFVSDQHSLYPLLEATNNDDIYGAAWIGMFVGICLFCLSVLAIVGIMKSNRKILLAYFIMMFIVYGFEVASCITAATQRDFFTTNLFLKQMLVRYQNNSPPTNDDEWKNAGVTKTWDRLMLQDHCCGVNGPSDWQKYTSAFRVKNNDADYPWPRQCCVMNKVMEPVNLDACKLGVPGYYHSQGCYELISGPMDRHAWGVAWFGFAILCWTFWVLLGTMFYWSRIEY; from the exons ATGAGGAATCCATTGCATAAAGCCTCT ATGTGTGGTATCGCCCTGACGGCAGAGTGTATCTTCTTTGTATCCGACCAACACAGTCTCTACCCACTGCTTGAAGCCACCAACAACGATGATATCTACGGGGCAGCTTGGATAGGCATGTTTGTGGGCATCTGCCTCTTCTGCTTGTCCGTTCTAGCCATAGTAGGAATTATGAAGTCCAACAGGAAAATCCTCTTGGCG TACTTCATTATGATGTTCATAGTGTATGGTTTTGAAGTGGCATCTTGTATCACAGCAGCGACACAGCGAGACTTT TTCACAACCAACCTCTTCCTGAAGCAGATGCTGGTGAGGTATCAAAACAACAGCCCCCCAACCAATGACGATGAGTGGAAAAACGCCGGCGTTACCAAGACCTGGGATAGGCTCATGCTGCAG GACCACTGCTGTGGTGTAAATGGTCCATCCGACTGGCAGAAATACACCTCTGCCTTCCGGGTGAAGAATAACGATGCTGACTATCCCTGGCCTCGGCAGTGCTGCGTCATGAACAAGGTTATGGAGCCTGTCAACCTGGACGCTTGCAAACTCGGAGTGCCTGGTTATTACCACAGTCAG GGCTGCTATGAACTGATCTCTGGACCAATGGATCGGCATGCCTGGGGAGTTGCCTGGTTTGGATTTGCCATCCTCTGCTGGACT
- the Upk1b gene encoding uroplakin-1b isoform X1, whose protein sequence is MAKDDSTVRCFQGLLIFGHVIVGMCGIALTAECIFFVSDQHSLYPLLEATNNDDIYGAAWIGMFVGICLFCLSVLAIVGIMKSNRKILLAYFIMMFIVYGFEVASCITAATQRDFFTTNLFLKQMLVRYQNNSPPTNDDEWKNAGVTKTWDRLMLQDHCCGVNGPSDWQKYTSAFRVKNNDADYPWPRQCCVMNKVMEPVNLDACKLGVPGYYHSQGCYELISGPMDRHAWGVAWFGFAILCWTFWVLLGTMFYWSRIEY, encoded by the exons ATGGCCAAAGATGATTCCACTGTTCGCTGCTTCCAGGGCCTGCTGATTTTTGGACATGTGATTGTTGGT ATGTGTGGTATCGCCCTGACGGCAGAGTGTATCTTCTTTGTATCCGACCAACACAGTCTCTACCCACTGCTTGAAGCCACCAACAACGATGATATCTACGGGGCAGCTTGGATAGGCATGTTTGTGGGCATCTGCCTCTTCTGCTTGTCCGTTCTAGCCATAGTAGGAATTATGAAGTCCAACAGGAAAATCCTCTTGGCG TACTTCATTATGATGTTCATAGTGTATGGTTTTGAAGTGGCATCTTGTATCACAGCAGCGACACAGCGAGACTTT TTCACAACCAACCTCTTCCTGAAGCAGATGCTGGTGAGGTATCAAAACAACAGCCCCCCAACCAATGACGATGAGTGGAAAAACGCCGGCGTTACCAAGACCTGGGATAGGCTCATGCTGCAG GACCACTGCTGTGGTGTAAATGGTCCATCCGACTGGCAGAAATACACCTCTGCCTTCCGGGTGAAGAATAACGATGCTGACTATCCCTGGCCTCGGCAGTGCTGCGTCATGAACAAGGTTATGGAGCCTGTCAACCTGGACGCTTGCAAACTCGGAGTGCCTGGTTATTACCACAGTCAG GGCTGCTATGAACTGATCTCTGGACCAATGGATCGGCATGCCTGGGGAGTTGCCTGGTTTGGATTTGCCATCCTCTGCTGGACT
- the Upk1b gene encoding uroplakin-1b isoform X3 — translation MCGIALTAECIFFVSDQHSLYPLLEATNNDDIYGAAWIGMFVGICLFCLSVLAIVGIMKSNRKILLAYFIMMFIVYGFEVASCITAATQRDFFTTNLFLKQMLVRYQNNSPPTNDDEWKNAGVTKTWDRLMLQDHCCGVNGPSDWQKYTSAFRVKNNDADYPWPRQCCVMNKVMEPVNLDACKLGVPGYYHSQGCYELISGPMDRHAWGVAWFGFAILCWTFWVLLGTMFYWSRIEY, via the exons ATGTGTGGTATCGCCCTGACGGCAGAGTGTATCTTCTTTGTATCCGACCAACACAGTCTCTACCCACTGCTTGAAGCCACCAACAACGATGATATCTACGGGGCAGCTTGGATAGGCATGTTTGTGGGCATCTGCCTCTTCTGCTTGTCCGTTCTAGCCATAGTAGGAATTATGAAGTCCAACAGGAAAATCCTCTTGGCG TACTTCATTATGATGTTCATAGTGTATGGTTTTGAAGTGGCATCTTGTATCACAGCAGCGACACAGCGAGACTTT TTCACAACCAACCTCTTCCTGAAGCAGATGCTGGTGAGGTATCAAAACAACAGCCCCCCAACCAATGACGATGAGTGGAAAAACGCCGGCGTTACCAAGACCTGGGATAGGCTCATGCTGCAG GACCACTGCTGTGGTGTAAATGGTCCATCCGACTGGCAGAAATACACCTCTGCCTTCCGGGTGAAGAATAACGATGCTGACTATCCCTGGCCTCGGCAGTGCTGCGTCATGAACAAGGTTATGGAGCCTGTCAACCTGGACGCTTGCAAACTCGGAGTGCCTGGTTATTACCACAGTCAG GGCTGCTATGAACTGATCTCTGGACCAATGGATCGGCATGCCTGGGGAGTTGCCTGGTTTGGATTTGCCATCCTCTGCTGGACT